The following are encoded in a window of Candidatus Fluviicola riflensis genomic DNA:
- a CDS encoding SAM-dependent methyltransferase, producing the protein MSQVYCPFPENYELIDAGGGKKLERWGELITIRPEHQAYFPAGLKPQEWKALAHWEFVSDTPASLNGKWKALKPPVPKSWTFHSGNIHAQLELTSNKHLGIFPEQYYNWQFIAETLLPQQRFLNLFAYTGVASLVGRTTGAEVTHVDAVRTMLDWARLNMETSGLNDIRWVLEDARKFVNRELKRGNRYDLIQMDPPAWGLGAKGEKWRIEDLLPSLIEEASALLSSKGTLIINTYSPKIELKDLNRMLHQLPREFSGEAKELWMESTSGKRLYFGLVARVSKK; encoded by the coding sequence ATGAGCCAGGTTTATTGTCCTTTTCCTGAAAATTACGAGCTGATAGACGCAGGCGGAGGAAAAAAACTGGAACGTTGGGGCGAGTTGATTACCATTCGGCCGGAACACCAGGCCTATTTTCCCGCAGGATTAAAACCACAGGAGTGGAAAGCATTGGCGCATTGGGAATTTGTTTCAGATACTCCGGCAAGCCTCAATGGCAAATGGAAAGCACTGAAACCTCCGGTGCCCAAATCGTGGACCTTCCACAGTGGTAACATTCATGCGCAGCTGGAATTGACCTCCAACAAACACCTCGGCATTTTCCCAGAACAATATTACAACTGGCAATTTATCGCTGAAACATTACTTCCGCAGCAACGGTTCCTGAACCTTTTTGCCTATACCGGAGTTGCTTCGCTGGTGGGAAGAACCACCGGAGCCGAAGTGACGCATGTAGATGCCGTAAGAACGATGCTCGATTGGGCGCGTCTGAACATGGAAACAAGCGGACTCAATGATATTCGCTGGGTGTTGGAAGATGCCCGGAAATTTGTGAACCGTGAACTGAAACGCGGAAATCGCTACGATTTAATTCAGATGGATCCGCCAGCTTGGGGATTGGGAGCAAAGGGTGAAAAATGGCGCATTGAAGATTTATTGCCGTCGCTGATTGAAGAAGCCAGCGCTTTATTGTCATCAAAAGGAACGCTGATTATCAATACCTATTCACCTAAAATCGAGCTAAAGGACCTGAACCGGATGCTTCATCAATTACCACGTGAGTTTTCCGGCGAAGCCAAAGAGTTGTGGATGGAAAGTACTTCCGGAAAACGGTTGTATTTCGGCTTGGTAGCCCGGGTTAGCAAGAAATGA
- a CDS encoding acyl-CoA desaturase — translation MGEIGSVKWVKKDAAHFFPTLKKRVDGYFSSHQIKKQGNSRLYIKAAILLTTYITPFVVMLTVPLSGGIQLALWSLMGFALAGIGMSVMHDANHGAFSKNKFINNMMGYTLNMLGGSVSNWKMQHNVLHHTYTNVAEMDEDIDDKLMMRFCPHSERKPYHRFQFIYVVFFYSILTLYWVTLKDFVQFFQYRKHHASSEDKRSHTQKLIQIILMKIGYFFVFFWLPIGIAGLPVGITIWGFVIMQAIAGFILALIFQLAHTVEGTSHPLPNEIGVIENDWAMHQLQTTANFSRKNRFLSWYVGGLNFQVEHHLFPYISHVHYPQISEIVRATAEEHGVPYLENKTFFGAVSSHFRFLYQLGKA, via the coding sequence ATGGGTGAAATAGGCTCAGTAAAGTGGGTTAAAAAAGATGCAGCACATTTTTTCCCTACTTTGAAAAAACGCGTTGACGGATATTTTTCAAGTCACCAAATCAAAAAACAAGGCAACAGCCGTTTGTACATAAAAGCAGCAATCTTGCTGACTACCTACATTACTCCTTTCGTTGTAATGCTCACGGTGCCTTTGTCGGGCGGAATTCAATTGGCCCTGTGGTCATTGATGGGTTTTGCGTTGGCGGGAATCGGGATGAGTGTAATGCACGATGCCAATCACGGGGCGTTTTCCAAAAACAAGTTCATCAACAATATGATGGGTTATACCCTTAACATGTTGGGCGGATCGGTTTCTAACTGGAAAATGCAGCACAATGTTCTGCACCATACGTATACCAACGTAGCAGAAATGGACGAAGACATCGACGATAAGCTGATGATGCGTTTTTGCCCGCATTCTGAGCGTAAACCGTATCACCGTTTTCAGTTTATTTATGTCGTTTTCTTCTATTCGATCCTGACGCTTTACTGGGTAACCCTGAAAGATTTCGTGCAGTTTTTCCAATACCGTAAACACCACGCTTCTTCCGAAGACAAACGCAGCCATACACAAAAACTGATTCAGATCATTCTGATGAAAATCGGTTATTTCTTTGTGTTTTTCTGGCTTCCGATCGGTATTGCAGGTTTACCTGTTGGTATTACCATTTGGGGATTTGTGATCATGCAAGCAATCGCAGGATTCATCCTGGCACTTATTTTCCAATTGGCACACACCGTTGAAGGCACTTCTCACCCGCTTCCGAATGAGATCGGTGTGATTGAGAACGACTGGGCAATGCACCAATTGCAGACAACAGCCAATTTCTCGCGCAAAAATCGTTTCTTGTCATGGTATGTCGGCGGATTGAATTTCCAGGTAGAACATCACCTGTTTCCTTACATTTCGCACGTACATTACCCGCAAATCTCTGAGATTGTGCGTGCCACTGCCGAAGAACACGGTGTTCCTTATTTGGAAAACAAAACGTTTTTTGGTGCGGTAAGCTCCCATTTCCGATTCTTGTACCAGTTGGGGAAAGCCTAG